A window of Platichthys flesus chromosome 23, fPlaFle2.1, whole genome shotgun sequence contains these coding sequences:
- the LOC133949141 gene encoding ankyrin repeat and SOCS box protein 13-like produces the protein MEIENPQPYFFGDIGCWSERTDVHKAASKGQASKLQRLIQSGASVNIVALDSITPLHEACLSGHTQCVRLLLDAGAQVDARNVDGGTPLCDACSAGNLECVSLLLERGAMANPALTSRTASPLIEACVSGNSDCVKLLIAEGACLESYDLYLGTPLHVACVNKHTDCVKVLLNAGAKVNAARLHNTPLHHAAKNKRVEMIQTLVEYGANIYARDQNDRKPVDYTTPGTPSAACLKFYETTPMSLQELGRLAVRQTLGTDGLKAVDQLDIPKLLISFLCYQ, from the exons ATGGAGATCGAAAACCCTCAGCCCTATTTCTTCGGAGACATCG GCTGCTGGTCGGAGAGGACCGATGTGCACAAGGCGGCCTCCAAGGGTCAGGCGTCCAAGCTGCAGCGCCTCATCCAGAGCGGAGCCTCGGTCAACATTGTGGCACTGGACTCCATCACGCCGCTGCACGAGGCCTGTCTGTCGGGACACACCCAGTGTGTACGGCTGCTGCTGGACGCTGGAGCGCAG GTGGATGCAAGGAATGTGGATGGCGGCACCCCTCTGTGTGACGCCTGTTCAGCTGGAAATCTGGAGTGCGTCAGTCTGTTGCTGGAGCGTGGGGCCATGGCCAACCCCGCTCTCACCTCGCGGACGGCCTCACCTCTCATCGAGGCCTGCGTGTCAG GTAACTCGGACTGTGTGAAGCTCCTGATTGCTGAGGGTGCTTGTCTGGAGTCGTACGACCTTTACCTCGGGACCCCGCTGCATGTGGCTTgtgttaacaaacacacagattgtgTAAAAGTGCTGCTTAATGCAG GTGCTAAAGTGAATGCTGCCAGGCTGCACAACACTCCGCTGCACCACGCTGCTAAAAACAAGCGAGTGGAGATGATACAGACTCTGGTGGAGTACGGGGCCAACATCTACGCCAGAGACCAGAACGACAGGAAACCAGTGGACTACACCACACCAGGCACTCCCTCTGCAGCCTGCTTAAAGTTTTATGAGA cCACTCCCATGAGTCTGCAGGAGCTCGGCAGGTTGGCGGTGAGGCAGACGCTCGGCACCGACGGTCTGAAGGCTGTGGATCAGCTGGACATACCGAAGCTCCTGATCAGCTTCCTCTGCTATCAGTGA